In the Sphingomonas sp. LM7 genome, one interval contains:
- a CDS encoding family 43 glycosylhydrolase, protein MFAFAALAVVLGGSADAPQRFTNPLLPSGPDPWIMRDGQDYYYLNTLGNRIAIRKTRDLGKLADAPEVTVWRAPKTGPNAQSVWAPELHRIDGKWYLYYTAAAAGHDDDAHRGIFVLENSGADPLTGEWVDRGQLKTAHTGIDGTTFAYRGKRYFVYSPYVGPDSDLAIVEMADPWTLKGPETIIARPDQSWERQGGRQILEGPEFLRGPKGELFLSYSGSACWSDDYAIGLLRARAGADPLDAAAWTKAPRPVIAKSPAHGVYAPGHNGFFTSPDGQHWIVYHANPGPDMKCSPKRAPRIRRVSFGRDGNPVFGDPVASGTLGGSRR, encoded by the coding sequence CTGTTTGCCTTTGCAGCATTGGCGGTCGTGCTCGGCGGATCGGCGGATGCGCCGCAGCGCTTCACCAATCCGCTGCTCCCCTCGGGCCCCGATCCGTGGATCATGCGCGACGGGCAGGATTATTATTACCTCAACACGCTGGGCAACCGCATCGCGATCCGCAAGACGCGCGATCTGGGCAAGCTGGCCGATGCGCCCGAAGTCACCGTGTGGCGCGCGCCGAAGACCGGGCCCAATGCCCAGTCGGTCTGGGCGCCGGAGCTGCATCGCATCGACGGCAAATGGTATCTCTATTACACCGCCGCGGCCGCGGGGCATGACGACGACGCGCATCGCGGAATCTTCGTGCTGGAGAACAGCGGCGCCGATCCGCTGACCGGCGAATGGGTCGATCGCGGGCAATTGAAGACCGCGCATACCGGCATCGACGGCACGACCTTCGCCTATCGCGGCAAGCGCTATTTCGTCTATTCGCCCTATGTCGGGCCCGACAGCGATCTCGCCATCGTCGAGATGGCCGATCCGTGGACGCTCAAGGGCCCCGAGACGATCATCGCGCGGCCGGACCAGAGCTGGGAACGCCAGGGTGGGCGGCAGATCCTCGAAGGACCCGAATTCCTCCGCGGGCCCAAGGGCGAGCTGTTCCTGAGCTATTCGGGCAGCGCGTGCTGGTCCGACGATTATGCGATCGGGCTGCTGCGTGCGCGGGCAGGGGCCGACCCGCTCGATGCCGCCGCCTGGACCAAGGCGCCCAGGCCGGTGATCGCCAAGTCACCTGCGCACGGGGTGTATGCGCCCGGGCATAACGGCTTCTTCACGTCGCCCGACGGGCAGCACTGGATCGTCTACCACGCCAATCCGGGGCCCGACATGAAGTGCAGCCCCAAGCGCG